A genomic region of Runella rosea contains the following coding sequences:
- a CDS encoding alpha-L-rhamnosidase-related protein: MKKVTVIALLLVALTSILVKAQFGPPTGEPDVINKRWHAQWITVPNATADGYGVYMFRKTIELASKPTHFKIHVSGDNRYKLFVNEKLVSMGPARGDIAHWNYETVDIAAYLKAGKNIIAAQVWNEGEFKPEAQITYRTGFILQGATSAESAINTNNTWLCEKDNSFAPLVFRTRGYYVAGAGEIRNMALSPKNWQSEGFDDKNWQKARPVGGGVPKNILGAFGTMSGWMLVPSIIPQMELKDERLVKVVSNEGITGLPADFPAKKSDVLIPANSKVNIILDQSYLTNAYPNLEFSGGKAATITLRYAEALFNKTSKGNRNETTGKTFIGRADSLVSDGSQNQKFTSLTYRTYRYLQLSIVTQNEAITLNDIYGTFTGYPFKMNAQLSANQPEMDKMLEIGWRTARLCAYETYMDCPYYEQLQYIGDGRIQALVSLYNSGDDRLVKNAINLMDFSRQPEGVTLSRHPSYTPQFIPTFSLWYIGMLQDYARYGADIEFVKSKISGTRQILDYFKSYQQADGRLKNTPQWMFTDWVDNFKEWRAGMGPMSANGTSAVLDFQLLWAYQVAADLETKLGNPAFAAQYLQAAELLKKTIRAKYWDSNKKLFADREEKDEFSQHTNSLAILTGLASSEEANQIAQSLLTNNQLAPASIYFKYYLHQALIKAGKGNDYLKWLDKWRENIQMGLTTWAETSDVDKTRSDCHAWGSSPNIEFYRTILGIDSDGLAFSKVKITPHLGQMTDIKGTMPHPKGSISASYKLENGKWKIQIELPKTITGNLVWKGKMLALKEGMNQFSI, from the coding sequence ATGAAAAAAGTAACCGTTATTGCCTTACTTTTGGTAGCATTAACATCAATTCTTGTAAAGGCTCAGTTCGGCCCTCCAACAGGAGAACCCGATGTTATCAATAAACGTTGGCATGCACAATGGATTACCGTGCCCAACGCCACCGCCGATGGTTATGGCGTGTACATGTTCCGAAAAACCATTGAGTTGGCTTCAAAGCCCACTCACTTTAAAATTCATGTTTCGGGAGACAATCGTTATAAACTTTTTGTGAATGAAAAATTGGTTTCGATGGGCCCTGCACGTGGCGATATTGCCCATTGGAATTATGAAACTGTGGATATTGCGGCTTATTTAAAAGCAGGCAAAAATATTATAGCCGCCCAAGTTTGGAATGAGGGAGAATTTAAACCTGAGGCTCAGATAACTTACCGTACGGGTTTTATTTTACAAGGCGCTACCTCTGCGGAGTCGGCCATAAATACCAATAACACATGGCTTTGTGAAAAAGACAATAGCTTTGCTCCATTGGTTTTTAGAACCAGAGGCTATTATGTAGCTGGAGCGGGTGAAATACGAAACATGGCTTTAAGTCCAAAAAATTGGCAAAGTGAAGGCTTTGATGATAAAAACTGGCAAAAAGCAAGACCCGTGGGTGGGGGAGTCCCCAAAAACATTTTAGGGGCTTTTGGGACCATGAGTGGCTGGATGTTGGTGCCGTCTATCATTCCTCAAATGGAATTGAAAGATGAACGATTAGTAAAAGTCGTTAGTAACGAAGGCATTACGGGCTTGCCTGCTGATTTTCCTGCCAAAAAATCAGATGTGCTGATACCTGCCAACTCAAAAGTAAATATCATTTTAGACCAAAGCTACCTCACCAACGCCTATCCAAATCTGGAGTTTAGCGGAGGCAAAGCCGCTACCATTACATTAAGATATGCAGAGGCACTTTTTAACAAGACTTCAAAAGGCAATAGAAACGAAACCACTGGCAAAACCTTTATAGGTCGGGCAGATAGTTTGGTTTCGGACGGAAGCCAAAATCAGAAATTTACCAGTCTTACTTACCGTACTTATCGCTATTTGCAGCTGAGTATTGTTACTCAAAATGAGGCAATTACGTTGAATGATATTTACGGTACATTTACGGGTTACCCCTTTAAAATGAACGCCCAGCTGTCTGCCAATCAGCCCGAGATGGACAAGATGTTGGAAATTGGTTGGCGTACCGCTCGTCTGTGTGCTTATGAAACCTACATGGATTGCCCCTATTATGAGCAACTTCAATACATTGGCGATGGCAGAATTCAGGCACTGGTGTCGCTTTACAACAGTGGCGACGACCGACTGGTAAAAAATGCCATCAATCTCATGGATTTCTCTCGCCAGCCTGAGGGCGTCACCTTGAGTAGGCATCCCTCTTACACCCCGCAATTTATCCCTACGTTTTCGCTTTGGTATATCGGGATGTTGCAAGATTACGCCCGCTATGGGGCTGATATAGAGTTTGTTAAAAGTAAAATAAGTGGCACTCGGCAAATTTTGGACTATTTCAAAAGCTACCAGCAAGCCGATGGTCGACTAAAAAATACCCCTCAATGGATGTTTACCGACTGGGTGGATAATTTTAAAGAATGGCGGGCAGGTATGGGGCCAATGAGTGCCAATGGTACTTCGGCGGTGCTTGATTTTCAGCTGCTTTGGGCGTATCAAGTAGCGGCAGACTTAGAAACGAAACTGGGCAATCCTGCCTTTGCCGCTCAATATCTACAAGCTGCCGAGTTGTTAAAAAAGACTATTCGAGCTAAATATTGGGACAGTAATAAGAAATTATTTGCCGACCGGGAAGAAAAAGATGAGTTTTCGCAACATACCAATTCGTTGGCCATTCTGACGGGTTTAGCAAGTAGCGAGGAAGCAAACCAAATTGCCCAATCACTACTAACCAATAACCAGCTCGCACCTGCCTCTATCTATTTCAAATATTATTTGCACCAAGCATTGATCAAAGCAGGGAAAGGAAATGATTATTTAAAATGGCTTGATAAATGGCGTGAAAATATTCAAATGGGACTTACAACTTGGGCAGAAACCTCTGATGTAGACAAAACTCGCTCTGATTGCCACGCTTGGGGGTCAAGCCCCAACATCGAATTCTACCGCACTATTTTAGGAATTGACAGCGATGGTTTGGCGTTTTCAAAAGTGAAAATTACCCCGCATTTAGGGCAGATGACCGATATAAAGGGAACGATGCCGCACCCCAAAGGAAGCATTTCGGCAAGTTATAAACTTGAAAATGGCAAATGGAAGATTCAGATAGAACTGCCCAAAACCATAACGGGTAACTTGGTTTGGAAAGGCAAAATGTTGGCTCTGAAAGAAGGTATGAATCAATTCAGTATTTAG
- a CDS encoding sugar phosphate isomerase/epimerase family protein — MKSKYQIHLLTAAVLSIVLNGCFSLTLSAQSGTKKAADKPAKAVDWKLGVALYTFSSMSFPEQLAYADSASLKYVEGFVFAKSGKELKDTVLFKLSPAGIQNLKKKVADQGLKMESIYVIGGKNIADWKRDFEVAKAFGVKYVTAEPPRNMWDSVDSLAGIYGIKVALHNHWKENSIYWHPDSVLAALKGHPNFGACPDLGHYPKSGINPLDALKKLDGKIIGIHLKDIAEYNNNKIQDVPVGTGVVDFPAVFAELKHQRFNGYVMFERDTKEQPNNLTSLKQMVNYYYKTLDLPRPFFPK; from the coding sequence ATGAAAAGTAAATATCAAATCCACTTATTAACTGCGGCGGTGTTGAGTATTGTGTTAAACGGCTGTTTTTCATTGACGTTAAGTGCGCAGTCTGGCACCAAAAAGGCGGCAGATAAGCCTGCTAAGGCAGTTGATTGGAAACTGGGCGTGGCTTTATACACCTTTAGTTCGATGTCGTTTCCAGAGCAATTAGCCTACGCCGACAGTGCTTCTCTAAAATACGTAGAAGGGTTTGTATTTGCCAAATCGGGCAAGGAGTTAAAAGACACCGTGTTATTTAAACTTTCACCAGCGGGTATTCAAAATCTAAAGAAAAAAGTGGCGGACCAAGGACTTAAAATGGAGTCTATCTACGTCATTGGAGGCAAAAATATCGCTGATTGGAAACGAGACTTTGAGGTTGCAAAAGCCTTTGGCGTAAAATACGTGACGGCAGAACCTCCCCGTAACATGTGGGATAGTGTAGATAGCTTAGCGGGAATTTATGGTATTAAAGTAGCCCTTCACAATCATTGGAAAGAAAATAGCATTTACTGGCACCCCGATTCGGTGTTGGCAGCCCTCAAAGGCCACCCAAATTTTGGTGCTTGTCCTGATTTGGGACATTATCCAAAATCAGGGATAAACCCCCTAGATGCGTTAAAAAAATTAGACGGTAAAATTATTGGAATCCACCTCAAAGACATTGCAGAATACAATAACAACAAAATTCAAGATGTGCCTGTGGGTACGGGAGTTGTGGACTTTCCTGCGGTTTTTGCGGAATTAAAGCACCAAAGGTTTAATGGGTATGTCATGTTTGAGCGAGACACAAAAGAGCAACCAAACAATCTAACATCCTTAAAACAAATGGTCAATTACTACTATAAAACGTTGGATTTACCGCGGCCATTTTTTCCTAAATAA